In the Acidobacteriota bacterium genome, one interval contains:
- the cysK gene encoding cysteine synthase A, with protein sequence MDPFVHTQVADLIGKTPVVRLDRLGPSGRAAILAKLEYLNPGGSVKDRIARSMIDAAEAEGRLRPGMGIVEATSGNTGIGLAMICAERGYRLILTMPETMSFERRSLAIRYGAEVVLTPGKEDIPGAVRRARRLVERSPGWIEMRQFENPANPQVHRETTGPEILEATGGNAAALVVGVGTGGTITGVGEFLKERVPGIRIVGVEPAGSAVLSGGPPGLHAIEGIGAGFVPPVLNREVIDEVIPVDDKDAFRMARRLAREESLLVGVSSGAAVLAARQVAKRLSPDQNVVTVLPDTGSRYFSVEEYFKEERDYDESLLL encoded by the coding sequence ATGGATCCTTTCGTCCACACTCAAGTCGCCGACCTGATCGGCAAGACGCCCGTGGTGCGTTTGGACCGGCTGGGCCCAAGCGGGCGGGCGGCGATCCTGGCCAAGCTCGAGTACCTGAACCCCGGGGGCAGCGTGAAGGACCGGATCGCCCGGAGCATGATCGATGCCGCAGAGGCTGAAGGACGGCTTCGGCCCGGAATGGGGATCGTGGAGGCCACCAGCGGAAACACCGGCATCGGACTGGCCATGATCTGCGCGGAGCGCGGGTACCGCCTGATCCTCACCATGCCGGAGACCATGAGCTTCGAAAGGCGCTCCCTGGCCATCCGTTACGGGGCCGAGGTGGTGCTGACTCCCGGCAAAGAGGACATCCCCGGCGCAGTTCGGCGTGCGCGCCGGTTGGTGGAGCGGAGTCCGGGCTGGATCGAGATGCGCCAGTTCGAGAATCCGGCCAACCCCCAGGTGCACCGGGAAACCACCGGACCCGAGATTTTGGAGGCGACCGGCGGGAACGCCGCTGCCCTCGTGGTGGGCGTCGGAACCGGAGGAACGATCACGGGAGTCGGAGAGTTCCTGAAGGAACGCGTCCCCGGCATCCGGATCGTCGGCGTCGAGCCGGCCGGCTCGGCCGTCCTCAGCGGCGGCCCGCCGGGATTGCACGCCATCGAGGGGATCGGCGCCGGGTTCGTTCCTCCGGTGCTGAACCGGGAGGTGATCGACGAGGTGATCCCGGTCGACGACAAGGACGCCTTTCGCATGGCGCGCCGGCTTGCCCGGGAAGAGTCGCTCCTGGTCGGTGTCTCCTCCGGCGCCGCCGTTCTGGCGGCCCGGCAGGTCGCCAAGCGACTGTCCCCGGACCAGAACGTGGTCACCGTCCTCCCGGATACGGGGTCCCGCTACTTCAGCGTGGAAGAGTATTTCAAGGAGGAACGGGACTACGACGAGAGCCTGCTGCTTTGA
- a CDS encoding Gfo/Idh/MocA family oxidoreductase: protein MSESIDRRRFLGSAAIGVAASGLSVSARSNIKYDSPNTRVVVGIMGMSRGRRLAESFGQQPNVHIKYVCDVDSLRLDKVAHTVEQQTGRAPQKVGDFRRILDDSEVDALLNSGPNHWHAPATILACSAGKHAYVEKPCSHTPREGELMVAAARKYNRAVQMGTQRRSSPGTREAVQQLREGAIGRVYMVRTWYNSGRGTLGRGKQTPVPAHLDYELWQGPATRVPYKDNLIHYNWHWHWHWGNGELGNNGVHTLDLCRWGMGVDYPIKVTSSGGRYLFDDDQETPDTHTVCYEFEGKRSISWAGLSNNRHSPGFITFYGDRGALDLGTKGSYALYDKGDNLVAKKGEDTYGDLPHAQNFLAAIRNDDPTICNAEILEAHKSTLMCHLGNIAHRTGRNLKCDSSNGHILGDDEAKGYWSKEYAKGWEPKV, encoded by the coding sequence ATGTCTGAATCCATCGACCGGAGACGTTTTCTGGGCAGCGCCGCCATCGGGGTAGCCGCCTCCGGACTATCGGTCTCTGCCAGGAGCAACATCAAGTACGATTCGCCCAACACCCGGGTCGTCGTCGGAATCATGGGGATGAGCCGGGGCAGGCGTCTGGCCGAGAGCTTCGGACAACAGCCCAACGTTCACATCAAGTACGTCTGCGACGTCGATTCGCTCCGTCTGGACAAGGTGGCCCACACGGTCGAGCAGCAGACCGGAAGGGCGCCTCAGAAGGTCGGAGACTTCAGGCGGATCCTGGACGATTCCGAGGTGGACGCCCTCCTCAACTCCGGGCCCAACCACTGGCACGCCCCGGCCACCATCCTGGCCTGTTCCGCCGGCAAGCACGCATACGTGGAGAAACCGTGCAGCCACACCCCCCGCGAGGGCGAGCTCATGGTCGCCGCCGCCCGCAAGTACAACCGGGCGGTCCAGATGGGCACCCAGCGGCGAAGCTCGCCGGGCACACGCGAGGCTGTTCAACAACTGCGGGAAGGGGCCATCGGCCGCGTCTACATGGTCCGCACCTGGTACAACAGCGGCCGGGGCACCCTGGGCCGGGGCAAACAAACCCCTGTCCCCGCCCACCTGGACTACGAACTGTGGCAGGGACCGGCCACCCGGGTTCCCTACAAGGACAACCTGATCCACTACAACTGGCACTGGCATTGGCATTGGGGCAATGGCGAACTGGGCAACAATGGAGTCCACACCCTGGACCTGTGCCGGTGGGGAATGGGCGTCGACTACCCGATCAAGGTGACCTCCAGCGGTGGCCGCTATCTCTTCGACGACGACCAGGAGACTCCGGACACCCACACCGTCTGCTACGAATTTGAAGGCAAGCGCTCCATCTCCTGGGCCGGCTTGAGCAACAACCGCCACAGCCCCGGCTTCATCACCTTCTATGGCGACCGGGGCGCTCTGGACCTGGGCACAAAAGGGTCCTACGCCCTCTACGACAAGGGCGACAATCTGGTCGCGAAGAAAGGGGAAGACACCTACGGAGACCTCCCCCACGCCCAGAACTTCCTGGCGGCGATCCGCAACGACGATCCCACGATCTGCAACGCCGAGATCCTCGAGGCACACAAGAGCACTCTCATGTGCCACCTGGGCAACATCGCTCACCGCACGGGCCGGAACCTCAAGTGCGACTCCAGCAACGGCCATATCCTGGGCGACGATGAGGCCAAGGGCTACTGGTCCAAGGAATACGCCAAGGGCTGGGAACCCAAGGTCTAG
- a CDS encoding putative sulfate exporter family transporter: MTWKSGLSRSERKFERQFRRKLAVSKRVSRWPGLLVCVVLTGLAAWLNHLPYPPFTTSGGIHPVSEVLLALLLGMALRNLFRSSAGLKPGVNLVVRKLLPVGIILLGARLDFYTMLQVSLDVLLAILVIIAGVVASTWLLGRLLGMGEKISLLIGVGTAICGSSAIVATAPVVDGDEREVALSIATVNLMGVVAMLLFPLLGALLELTASGYGIWCGLSIHATPQVLAAGFAHQLNGQLAGELSTIVKLTRISVLGPAVFVIGALYARRRRRVASFPRRTVHYGKLLPGFVLLFLGMALLRTLGFFPEVTLHLTDRFILGPGDYRVDLALLLGSSGRWIITGAMAGVGLMTDLQTFRTGGTKAFSLGLAATIVIALLGLAKISL; this comes from the coding sequence TTGACCTGGAAGTCCGGCCTGAGCCGGTCCGAGCGGAAGTTCGAACGGCAGTTCCGCAGGAAACTGGCGGTTTCCAAGAGAGTCTCACGGTGGCCGGGCCTGCTGGTCTGCGTCGTGCTGACCGGACTCGCGGCCTGGTTGAACCACCTGCCCTACCCCCCCTTCACCACCAGCGGCGGAATTCATCCCGTCAGCGAAGTCCTGCTGGCGCTGCTCTTGGGAATGGCCCTGCGGAATCTGTTTCGGTCTTCCGCGGGATTGAAACCGGGTGTGAACCTGGTGGTCAGGAAGCTGCTTCCCGTGGGAATCATCCTGCTGGGCGCCCGGTTGGATTTCTACACCATGCTTCAGGTGAGCCTGGACGTGCTGCTGGCGATTCTGGTCATCATCGCTGGCGTCGTGGCCAGCACCTGGCTTCTGGGACGCCTGCTGGGAATGGGGGAAAAGATCTCCCTGCTCATCGGGGTGGGGACGGCCATCTGCGGCAGTTCCGCCATCGTGGCCACGGCGCCGGTCGTAGACGGGGACGAACGGGAAGTGGCGTTGTCCATCGCCACCGTCAACCTCATGGGCGTCGTGGCCATGCTCCTGTTTCCACTCCTGGGCGCGCTCCTGGAGCTGACCGCCTCCGGCTACGGCATCTGGTGCGGCCTCTCCATCCACGCCACGCCGCAGGTGCTGGCCGCCGGTTTCGCCCACCAGCTCAACGGACAGTTGGCCGGCGAGCTCTCCACCATCGTCAAGCTCACGCGGATCTCCGTTCTGGGCCCCGCCGTCTTCGTCATCGGAGCCCTCTATGCCCGCAGGCGGCGGAGAGTGGCCTCGTTTCCCCGGCGGACCGTCCACTACGGGAAACTCCTGCCTGGCTTCGTCCTCCTTTTCCTGGGCATGGCGCTGCTTCGGACCCTGGGGTTCTTCCCGGAAGTCACCCTCCACCTGACCGATCGATTCATCCTGGGCCCAGGGGACTATCGGGTGGATCTGGCGCTGCTGCTGGGCAGTTCGGGCCGCTGGATCATTACCGGGGCCATGGCCGGAGTGGGACTGATGACCGACCTGCAGACCTTCAGGACGGGTGGGACCAAAGCCTTTTCACTCGGCCTGGCGGCCACCATCGTCATCGCCCTCCTGGGCTTGGCGAAAATCAGCCTGTGA